A genomic region of Capnocytophaga canimorsus contains the following coding sequences:
- the folD gene encoding bifunctional methylenetetrahydrofolate dehydrogenase/methenyltetrahydrofolate cyclohydrolase FolD, producing MKLLDGKKTSEDIKNEIAQEVKALKAQGKKVPHLAAVLVGNDGASLTYVGSKVKACQQVGFESTLIKLPTETTEKELLEKIKRLNEDENIDGYIVQLPLPKHIDSQKVLLAVSPEKDVDGFHPANFGKIALDMEAFIPATPFGIMELLKRYQVPTQGKHVVVVGRSHIVGRPMSILLSQKGNPGNATVTLTHSHTENLSQITRQADIIIMALGIPEFLKADMVKEGATVVDVGITRLEDKNNPKGYRIVGDVDFEQVKDKADFITPVPGGVGPMTIAMLLKNTLLARKWKSDV from the coding sequence ATGAAACTATTAGATGGAAAAAAAACATCAGAAGACATTAAAAATGAGATTGCTCAGGAAGTAAAGGCATTAAAAGCTCAAGGCAAAAAAGTGCCTCATTTGGCAGCGGTTTTGGTGGGAAATGATGGGGCTAGTTTAACTTATGTGGGCAGTAAGGTAAAGGCTTGTCAGCAAGTAGGGTTTGAATCTACCTTGATTAAACTTCCTACAGAAACCACAGAAAAAGAACTACTTGAGAAAATCAAGCGATTGAATGAAGATGAGAATATAGACGGATATATCGTACAATTACCACTGCCAAAGCATATTGATAGTCAAAAAGTACTCTTGGCAGTTTCTCCTGAAAAAGATGTAGATGGTTTTCACCCTGCAAATTTCGGTAAAATAGCTTTGGATATGGAAGCCTTTATTCCCGCTACTCCTTTCGGAATTATGGAGTTGCTTAAACGCTACCAAGTACCTACACAAGGAAAACACGTGGTTGTGGTAGGACGTTCGCACATCGTAGGTCGCCCAATGAGTATTCTTTTAAGTCAAAAAGGAAATCCTGGCAATGCAACAGTGACATTAACACATAGTCATACCGAGAATTTGTCGCAAATTACTCGACAAGCTGATATTATAATAATGGCATTGGGAATTCCAGAGTTTTTAAAAGCAGATATGGTAAAAGAAGGAGCTACTGTAGTAGATGTTGGAATTACTCGATTGGAGGATAAGAACAATCCGAAGGGATACCGAATTGTTGGCGATGTTGATTTTGAGCAAGTAAAAGACAAAGCCGATTTTATTACGCCCGTACCTGGAGGAGTTGGACCAATGACTATTGCGATGCTCTTGAAAAATACACTTTTAGCAAGAAAATGGAAATCTGATGTTTAG
- the ffh gene encoding signal recognition particle protein, whose protein sequence is MFDNLSEKLDKALHVLKGHGQITEINVAETLKEVRRALLDADVNYKIAKDFTNKVKEKALGQNVLTNLHPGQLMIKIVKDELTELMGGDAAGVNLSGNPSIILMSGLQGSGKTTFSGKLANFLKNKKHKKPLLVACDVYRPAAIDQLHIVGEQIGIEVFSDRGNNNPVDIALKALQHAKSNGFNVMIVDTAGRLAVDQQMMDEISNIHKALNPQETLFVVDAMTGQDAVNTAKAFNDVLNFDGVILTKLDGDTRGGAAISIKSVVNKPIKFIGTGEKMDAIDVFYPERMADRILGMGDVISLVERAQEQFDEEQARKLQKKIAKNQFGFDDFLAQIQQIKKMGSMKDLLGMLPGVGKAVKDLDISDDAFKHIEAIIYSMTPSERSNPALIDASRKRRIAKGSGRDVQEVNQLLKQFSQMSKMMKMMQGGGGKKMMQMMRNMPNMGR, encoded by the coding sequence ATGTTTGATAATTTAAGTGAGAAATTAGATAAGGCGCTCCACGTACTCAAGGGGCACGGGCAAATAACTGAAATTAATGTTGCTGAAACTCTTAAAGAAGTACGAAGAGCCCTACTTGATGCTGACGTAAACTATAAAATAGCTAAAGATTTTACTAACAAGGTAAAAGAAAAAGCACTGGGGCAAAATGTACTGACCAACTTGCACCCTGGGCAATTGATGATTAAAATCGTAAAAGATGAACTCACAGAGCTAATGGGAGGTGATGCAGCAGGAGTAAATCTTTCTGGAAATCCGTCCATTATCTTGATGTCAGGCTTACAAGGTTCGGGGAAAACTACCTTTTCGGGCAAATTGGCTAATTTCTTAAAAAATAAAAAACATAAAAAGCCTTTGTTGGTCGCTTGTGATGTGTACAGACCTGCCGCTATTGACCAGCTTCATATCGTAGGAGAACAAATTGGAATTGAAGTTTTTTCTGATAGAGGGAATAACAATCCGGTAGATATTGCTCTAAAAGCATTGCAACACGCTAAATCCAACGGATTCAATGTGATGATTGTCGATACAGCAGGGCGATTGGCGGTTGACCAACAAATGATGGATGAAATTTCGAACATCCATAAAGCGCTCAATCCGCAGGAAACCTTATTTGTGGTGGATGCGATGACGGGTCAGGATGCCGTAAACACCGCTAAAGCCTTTAACGATGTACTTAATTTTGACGGGGTTATCCTTACCAAATTGGATGGAGATACTCGCGGGGGGGCAGCTATTTCTATCAAATCGGTAGTCAATAAACCCATTAAATTCATTGGTACGGGTGAGAAAATGGATGCTATAGACGTGTTCTATCCTGAACGTATGGCTGACCGTATTTTAGGAATGGGAGACGTGATTTCATTGGTAGAACGCGCCCAAGAACAGTTCGATGAAGAACAAGCTCGAAAACTACAGAAAAAAATAGCTAAAAATCAATTTGGCTTTGATGATTTCTTAGCTCAAATTCAGCAGATTAAAAAAATGGGAAGTATGAAAGATTTATTAGGAATGCTTCCTGGGGTGGGTAAAGCTGTGAAAGACCTTGATATTAGTGATGACGCGTTCAAACACATTGAAGCTATTATCTATTCGATGACGCCAAGTGAGCGTTCCAATCCTGCACTGATTGATGCCAGTCGCAAACGTCGTATCGCTAAAGGAAGCGGACGTGATGTTCAGGAAGTCAATCAATTACTCAAACAATTTTCTCAAATGAGTAAAATGATGAAAATGATGCAAGGCGGTGGCGGCAAAAAAATGATGCAGATGATGCGTAATATGCCTAATATGGGAAGATAA
- the pdxH gene encoding pyridoxamine 5'-phosphate oxidase, whose translation MQEDLSKYRKSYEKWELLEANVPDNPIQLFQTWFYEVEENGGVEETNAMSVSTIGLDGFPKTRVVLLKKYTYEGFIFYTNYLSEKGKAIAQNPNVCLSFFWASMERQVIIKGVAEKLAENLSDGYFESRPLGSKLGAVVSPQSEVIPSRKFLEEELKKLEEEYTDEVPRPEYWGGFLVRPQSIEFWQGRPNRLHDRIRYTLTDDYDWKVERLAP comes from the coding sequence ATGCAAGAAGATTTAAGTAAATATCGAAAAAGTTACGAAAAGTGGGAGTTGTTGGAAGCAAACGTTCCTGACAATCCCATACAATTGTTTCAAACTTGGTTTTATGAAGTTGAGGAAAATGGTGGGGTTGAGGAAACTAATGCAATGTCCGTTTCCACTATTGGGCTTGATGGATTTCCGAAAACACGAGTCGTTCTCTTGAAAAAATATACTTACGAAGGGTTTATTTTTTATACGAATTATTTGAGTGAGAAGGGCAAAGCGATAGCTCAAAATCCGAATGTTTGTTTGTCGTTTTTTTGGGCAAGTATGGAGCGACAGGTGATTATCAAGGGTGTAGCAGAGAAATTAGCTGAAAATCTTTCCGATGGATATTTTGAATCGCGTCCCTTAGGGAGTAAGCTCGGAGCAGTGGTTTCTCCGCAGAGTGAGGTCATTCCGTCGAGAAAATTTCTGGAAGAGGAATTAAAAAAATTGGAAGAAGAATATACCGATGAAGTGCCTCGTCCAGAGTACTGGGGCGGATTTTTAGTACGTCCACAATCCATTGAATTTTGGCAGGGTCGTCCCAACCGATTGCACGACCGCATCAGATACACGCTAACTGATGATTACGATTGGAAGGTAGAACGTTTGGCACCTTGA
- a CDS encoding ribonuclease Z encodes MEITILGCHSATPRANTRPSSQVLEMRGHLFLIDCGEGSQMALRNANVKFSRIKHIFISHLHGDHFFGLPGLISTFQLLGRETELHIYGPKGIKEAILLLLKLGGAWSSFYIHFHELESEVSEILLDDEKVQVRTIPLKHRVYTNGFLFQEKQTERRLNIDAIQNYGIQICDYQNIKNGKDIELENGEVVPNELLSFDPIPPQSYAYCSDTLYFEALADAIQGVRVVYHESTFLKQHNDLATKTMHSTAFQAGLTAKKAHAETLILGHYSSRYSDKKLFLNEAQEIFPNVHLSEDGKKFVFHN; translated from the coding sequence ATGGAAATCACTATTTTAGGTTGTCATAGTGCTACACCTCGGGCAAATACTCGTCCGTCTTCGCAGGTTTTGGAAATGCGAGGGCATTTGTTTTTGATTGATTGCGGGGAAGGTTCGCAAATGGCACTGCGTAATGCTAATGTTAAATTTTCACGCATCAAACATATTTTTATTTCGCATTTGCACGGTGACCATTTTTTTGGCTTACCAGGGCTGATTTCCACCTTTCAACTTTTGGGAAGAGAAACCGAATTACACATTTACGGACCAAAAGGCATCAAGGAAGCGATATTACTTCTGCTGAAATTAGGCGGAGCTTGGTCGTCTTTTTACATACATTTCCACGAATTGGAATCAGAGGTTTCCGAAATATTGCTTGATGATGAAAAAGTACAAGTGCGGACTATTCCTTTGAAACATCGTGTTTATACTAACGGGTTTCTATTTCAGGAAAAACAAACCGAACGTCGTTTGAATATAGATGCTATTCAAAATTACGGAATACAAATTTGTGATTATCAGAATATAAAAAATGGAAAAGATATTGAGTTAGAAAATGGAGAAGTGGTTCCAAATGAGCTTTTAAGTTTCGACCCAATTCCTCCGCAAAGTTATGCCTATTGTAGTGATACACTGTATTTTGAAGCATTAGCTGATGCGATTCAGGGGGTGAGGGTGGTTTATCACGAATCTACATTTCTAAAACAACATAATGATTTGGCAACCAAAACGATGCATTCCACAGCCTTTCAAGCGGGATTGACCGCGAAAAAAGCCCACGCGGAAACGCTTATTTTGGGGCATTATTCGTCAAGATATTCCGATAAAAAATTGTTTTTAAATGAAGCACAAGAAATTTTCCCTAATGTTCATTTAAGCGAAGACGGAAAGAAGTTTGTTTTTCATAATTAA
- a CDS encoding aspartate carbamoyltransferase catalytic subunit yields MSQLSVNHLLGIKYLTEKDIQLIFETADHFKEVINRPIKKVPSLRDITVANLFFENSTRTKLSFELAEKRLSADIINFSASQSSVTKGETLIDTVNNILAMKVDMVVMRHPNPGAGVFLSKHVKASIINAGDGAHEHPTQALLDSYSIREKLGDVAGKKVVIVGDILHSRVALSNIFALQLQGAQVKVCGPKTLIPKYIHELGVGVETDLRKALEWCDVANMLRIQNERLDISYFPSTREYVQQYGLTKEILDSLPKEIVVMHPGPINRGVEITSEVADSKQSVILQQVENGVAIRMAVIYLLASKINQS; encoded by the coding sequence ATGAGTCAGTTAAGTGTAAATCATTTATTGGGAATTAAATATCTGACAGAGAAAGACATACAATTAATCTTCGAAACCGCCGACCATTTCAAGGAGGTTATCAACAGACCGATAAAAAAAGTTCCTTCACTGCGTGATATTACCGTTGCAAACTTATTTTTTGAAAACAGTACTCGAACCAAACTTTCGTTTGAGTTGGCTGAAAAGCGTTTGTCCGCAGATATTATCAATTTTTCGGCATCGCAATCCTCTGTGACTAAGGGAGAAACGCTGATAGATACGGTGAATAATATCCTTGCAATGAAAGTAGATATGGTAGTTATGCGACATCCTAACCCAGGGGCTGGAGTTTTTCTGTCGAAACACGTAAAGGCTTCCATCATAAATGCAGGAGACGGAGCTCACGAACACCCCACACAAGCTTTGCTGGATTCGTATTCCATTCGGGAAAAATTGGGAGATGTAGCGGGTAAAAAGGTTGTAATTGTGGGAGATATATTGCATTCGCGAGTGGCGTTGTCTAATATTTTTGCATTGCAATTGCAAGGTGCTCAAGTGAAAGTTTGCGGTCCAAAAACACTCATTCCTAAATATATACACGAGCTCGGCGTTGGAGTTGAAACTGATTTGCGTAAGGCTTTGGAATGGTGCGATGTGGCGAATATGCTTCGGATACAAAATGAACGTCTGGATATCAGCTATTTCCCTTCCACACGCGAGTATGTTCAGCAATACGGACTTACCAAAGAAATATTGGATTCTTTACCTAAAGAAATCGTTGTAATGCACCCAGGACCGATTAATCGAGGAGTAGAAATTACCAGTGAAGTTGCTGATTCTAAGCAATCTGTAATTCTTCAGCAAGTCGAAAATGGAGTCGCAATCCGAATGGCAGTAATTTATCTGTTGGCTTCAAAAATAAATCAATCATAA
- the pyrR gene encoding bifunctional pyr operon transcriptional regulator/uracil phosphoribosyltransferase PyrR, with the protein MIEQSEQHKKTLLSPLEINVILNRLACELIENHGDFSNTAFVGIQPRGAFLAKRLVGLLEEKYKIENISLGLLDITFFRDDFRRGTKPLEANSTKIDFIVENKRVVFIDDVLHTGRSIRAALTAIQSFGRPSEIELLVLIDRRFSRHLPIQPDYKGRQVDAINEERVVVKWKENDGEDAIYIMNKG; encoded by the coding sequence ATGATAGAACAAAGTGAACAACATAAAAAAACACTACTTAGTCCATTAGAAATTAACGTAATTCTGAATCGGTTGGCGTGTGAATTAATTGAAAATCACGGAGATTTTTCAAATACAGCCTTTGTAGGGATACAACCAAGAGGTGCTTTTTTGGCAAAACGTTTAGTAGGACTACTTGAAGAGAAATACAAAATTGAAAATATTTCCTTGGGTTTGTTGGATATCACCTTTTTCCGTGATGATTTCCGCAGAGGAACTAAGCCTCTGGAAGCGAATTCTACCAAAATTGATTTCATTGTCGAGAACAAACGAGTGGTTTTTATTGATGATGTGCTTCACACAGGAAGAAGCATTCGTGCAGCACTCACAGCGATTCAGTCCTTTGGACGTCCATCTGAAATTGAACTTTTGGTACTTATCGACAGACGTTTCAGTCGGCATTTGCCTATTCAGCCCGATTACAAAGGAAGGCAAGTAGATGCGATTAATGAAGAACGCGTTGTGGTAAAATGGAAAGAAAACGATGGTGAAGACGCCATTTATATTATGAATAAAGGATAA
- a CDS encoding O-antigen ligase family protein, which yields MKKKVSIDNREKTIQLTKNSVLLQFISGLLLMAYGYITVLTPNWMAFDSNAPKFFTFAILNLVVASVVFFNREFRAKTRVLLGFFGNKIGIAFSVLMLFALFSFTKAINIPEAILHFFKLFTAFMAAWMVSALVLYHPKSVIILAIAMTLLLLFDVLQTLGGVSKIVKGIGADYDIKASYSNKNILASAMFIKIPFAVWLFYFQKDWKRIFGGIAVVLGTLCIFFMSTRAFYLATIVTMVLLLIYGFLNYIFLKNKQTGVKALSHLGLVLLAFGVFSFVQHYMYPKERREATSFSTRMASIANKDGNNDLRLTAWKTSIEMIQKDPILGVGVGNWKVRYLEYENRYSPHYIYMYKNHNDFLEIPVESGIFAGLAFLAIFILSAYYFLIATYKRKDTEQEKWFFLPLLGLFAYAFDAFFNFPQDRPEIQSLFAIYVGIAVAFGVIYFSKANSKNPKHRNLWVILLGIVVFVVNFGNVVVQKMYFDSSKIQRMVKEEQNKIRKTKSHSSYLIDNYPTIPNLTAVAEPVDVEKARYLMDEKKFEQARKILKNINYSPWDARKEYFLALSYFLPEEKNYDSIYKYAHQARGIKPNFFGSLNLETFALNNMGKEKESIELWQSFLKNVKNEPQAWNALAYLQEKNNLIHQAKATLDSAFVHLPKNESVISNRNKITTRVQMEQFAPILVKAQQFYLQKDYVKALDAYTSFLEKVPNHIDAYGFRAICFYYTQKYKEALTDMVKQEQLGGTLTPSMNNIRASCFYLLGDRKNAKKYYEKAWKAGSNEAKTNLDRLTF from the coding sequence ATGAAAAAAAAGGTAAGCATTGATAATAGAGAAAAAACAATTCAGTTGACTAAGAATTCTGTCTTATTGCAATTTATTAGCGGGTTATTGCTTATGGCTTATGGTTATATTACGGTATTGACACCCAATTGGATGGCTTTTGACTCGAATGCTCCCAAATTTTTCACTTTTGCTATTTTGAACCTTGTTGTGGCTTCAGTTGTATTTTTTAATAGGGAATTTCGAGCTAAAACTCGTGTGCTTTTAGGTTTTTTTGGTAATAAAATAGGTATTGCTTTCAGTGTTTTGATGTTATTTGCTTTATTTTCCTTTACCAAAGCGATTAATATTCCCGAGGCGATACTCCACTTCTTTAAGCTTTTTACAGCGTTTATGGCAGCTTGGATGGTTTCGGCACTAGTACTTTATCATCCTAAAAGTGTGATTATTTTAGCAATTGCGATGACTTTATTGCTTCTTTTTGATGTTTTGCAGACTTTAGGAGGGGTTTCCAAAATAGTAAAAGGTATAGGAGCCGATTATGATATAAAAGCCTCATATTCCAATAAAAACATATTAGCCTCTGCGATGTTTATTAAAATACCTTTCGCCGTTTGGCTTTTCTATTTTCAAAAAGATTGGAAACGCATTTTTGGAGGGATTGCCGTAGTTTTGGGTACTTTATGTATCTTTTTTATGAGTACACGTGCCTTTTATTTGGCAACTATCGTAACTATGGTGCTTTTGCTTATTTACGGATTTTTGAATTATATCTTTCTGAAAAATAAGCAAACGGGAGTTAAAGCGCTAAGTCATCTAGGATTGGTGCTACTTGCCTTTGGGGTATTCTCTTTCGTACAGCACTATATGTATCCTAAGGAAAGACGCGAAGCTACTAGTTTCTCTACACGAATGGCAAGTATTGCTAATAAAGATGGTAATAATGATTTACGTTTGACAGCTTGGAAAACCTCCATCGAAATGATTCAAAAAGACCCTATATTAGGAGTAGGGGTTGGTAATTGGAAGGTAAGATATTTGGAATACGAAAACAGATATAGCCCTCATTACATTTATATGTATAAGAATCATAATGATTTTTTGGAAATTCCTGTCGAATCGGGTATCTTTGCAGGACTTGCTTTTTTAGCGATTTTTATTCTATCAGCATACTATTTCTTGATAGCTACCTATAAACGTAAGGACACCGAGCAAGAAAAATGGTTTTTTTTACCTTTGTTAGGGCTTTTTGCTTATGCTTTTGATGCTTTCTTTAATTTCCCACAAGATCGCCCTGAAATTCAGTCACTTTTTGCTATTTACGTAGGAATTGCAGTTGCCTTTGGGGTAATTTATTTTTCAAAAGCCAATTCGAAAAACCCAAAACATAGAAATCTATGGGTAATTCTGCTTGGTATTGTAGTATTTGTGGTTAATTTTGGAAATGTTGTGGTTCAAAAAATGTATTTCGATTCCTCAAAAATACAACGAATGGTAAAGGAGGAACAAAATAAGATACGTAAAACCAAGTCGCATTCAAGCTATCTTATTGATAATTATCCTACAATACCTAATCTTACTGCTGTAGCTGAACCTGTAGATGTTGAAAAAGCACGTTATTTAATGGATGAGAAAAAGTTTGAGCAAGCACGTAAAATATTGAAAAATATCAACTACAGCCCTTGGGATGCTCGTAAAGAATATTTTTTGGCGTTATCTTATTTTTTACCAGAAGAAAAAAATTATGATAGTATTTACAAGTATGCCCATCAAGCAAGAGGCATAAAACCCAACTTTTTTGGTAGTTTGAACTTGGAAACTTTTGCCTTGAATAATATGGGAAAAGAGAAAGAATCCATTGAGCTTTGGCAATCGTTCCTTAAAAATGTGAAAAATGAACCTCAAGCTTGGAATGCTTTGGCGTATTTGCAAGAAAAAAATAACCTAATTCACCAAGCTAAAGCCACTTTAGATAGTGCCTTTGTACATCTGCCTAAAAACGAATCTGTTATAAGTAATCGTAATAAAATTACCACAAGGGTACAGATGGAACAATTTGCACCGATTCTTGTTAAAGCTCAGCAATTTTATCTCCAAAAAGATTATGTTAAGGCTCTTGATGCGTACACTTCTTTTTTAGAAAAAGTACCCAATCATATTGACGCTTACGGATTTAGAGCCATTTGCTTTTATTACACGCAAAAATATAAAGAAGCCCTAACAGATATGGTTAAACAAGAACAACTCGGTGGAACCCTAACTCCCAGTATGAATAATATCAGAGCTTCTTGTTTTTATTTGCTTGGCGACCGTAAAAATGCTAAAAAATATTATGAAAAAGCTTGGAAAGCAGGAAGTAATGAAGCAAAAACAAACTTAGACAGATTAACTTTTTAA
- the fahA gene encoding fumarylacetoacetase: MAEKIIAASRKSWLEVADNSDFPLQNIPFGVFLTPEDVITIGTRIGDTAIDLGAMHQLGYFEGISLTDDIFLQDSLNDFISDGKKTWRLVRQRIADVFDQNNPTLRDNLKHRKAILFDLDEIEMQLPVQIGDYTDFYSYRNQITYMETLMKIRNEECSLDTPLNFPLGYHGRSSSIVPSGIGIHRPHGQILPKNANSLMLLPSNEVDFELEMAFITTDANSLGESVSIEEAEDYIFGMVLFNNWSARDIQKWEYTQPGSFLGKNFASSISPWIITLDALRPFRIKKENQNPLPPAYLQKKNHHTYDINLEVFLTTEKGNTTALSKTNFKNTYWSIAQQLTHHTISGCKVNSGDLMASGTISGNTPDSGGCLLEITEGGKKKITLNNGQKRTYLEDNDTITIKGYCKNEELRIGFGEVSNTLLKPFEKKDYK, from the coding sequence ATGGCAGAAAAAATCATTGCAGCGTCACGGAAGTCGTGGCTGGAAGTTGCTGATAACTCGGATTTTCCGTTGCAAAATATCCCTTTTGGCGTTTTTCTTACTCCCGAAGATGTTATTACCATCGGTACACGCATAGGTGACACCGCTATTGACCTCGGGGCTATGCACCAACTGGGCTATTTTGAAGGTATTTCGCTTACTGATGATATTTTTTTACAAGATAGTCTAAACGATTTTATTTCTGATGGAAAAAAAACTTGGCGTTTAGTACGCCAACGCATTGCCGATGTTTTTGACCAAAACAATCCTACCCTTCGTGATAACTTGAAACACCGAAAAGCCATTTTGTTCGATTTGGATGAAATTGAAATGCAATTGCCTGTTCAAATTGGTGATTATACCGATTTTTATTCGTACAGAAATCAAATCACCTATATGGAAACACTGATGAAAATTCGAAATGAAGAATGCTCATTGGATACTCCGTTAAACTTCCCGTTAGGGTATCACGGAAGAAGTTCTTCGATTGTACCCTCTGGAATTGGAATTCATCGTCCGCACGGTCAAATCTTACCTAAAAATGCTAATTCACTAATGCTCTTGCCCTCTAACGAGGTAGATTTCGAGTTAGAAATGGCTTTTATCACTACCGATGCAAACAGCCTTGGTGAGAGTGTTTCTATTGAAGAGGCAGAGGATTATATTTTCGGTATGGTACTTTTTAACAATTGGAGTGCCCGAGATATTCAAAAATGGGAATATACCCAACCAGGTTCATTTTTAGGGAAGAATTTTGCTTCGTCCATCTCTCCGTGGATTATCACTTTAGATGCGTTAAGACCTTTTCGTATCAAAAAGGAAAATCAAAACCCATTACCTCCCGCTTATCTTCAAAAGAAAAACCATCATACGTATGATATCAATTTAGAGGTTTTTCTAACCACTGAAAAAGGAAATACTACAGCGCTATCCAAAACGAATTTTAAAAACACTTATTGGAGTATTGCTCAACAGCTTACACACCACACCATTAGTGGTTGTAAAGTAAATAGTGGCGACCTTATGGCAAGTGGTACCATATCGGGGAATACCCCAGATAGTGGTGGATGTCTTTTGGAAATCACCGAGGGTGGAAAGAAAAAAATTACACTCAATAACGGACAAAAACGCACTTACTTAGAAGATAATGATACAATAACCATAAAAGGATATTGTAAAAATGAAGAACTTCGTATCGGATTCGGAGAAGTTAGCAATACTTTATTGAAGCCTTTCGAGAAAAAAGATTACAAATAA
- the gpmA gene encoding 2,3-diphosphoglycerate-dependent phosphoglycerate mutase: MYKLVLLRHGQSEWNKLNLFTGWHDVDLTEQGVEEARQAGKIMKEEGFRFDVAYTSVLKRAIKTLNHALEAMGDLWVPTHKNWRLNEKSYGALQGMNKAETAEKYGEDQVLLWRRSYDVRPPLIEETDERHPSHDRRYDQLSATDKTAGESLKDTYDRLLPFWHSDIAPAVKSGKSVIIAAHGNSLRSLVQFLDNLSEAEILKLNIPTGVPLVYELDANLKPIKSYYLGDQEAIAAAINNVANQGKSK, from the coding sequence ATGTACAAACTGGTTTTATTACGCCACGGACAAAGTGAATGGAATAAATTAAATTTATTTACAGGTTGGCACGATGTTGACCTAACAGAACAAGGAGTTGAAGAGGCTCGTCAAGCAGGAAAAATTATGAAAGAGGAAGGTTTCCGTTTTGATGTTGCTTATACCTCTGTACTTAAAAGAGCCATCAAAACCCTCAATCACGCTTTAGAAGCTATGGGTGATTTATGGGTGCCTACTCACAAAAATTGGCGTTTGAATGAAAAAAGTTACGGAGCGCTTCAAGGAATGAATAAAGCGGAAACAGCTGAAAAATACGGTGAAGACCAAGTGCTTTTATGGAGACGTTCGTACGATGTTCGTCCGCCACTAATTGAAGAAACTGATGAGCGCCATCCTTCACACGATCGTCGTTATGACCAGCTCTCAGCAACAGATAAAACTGCTGGAGAAAGTCTTAAAGACACTTATGATCGTTTGCTTCCGTTTTGGCATAGCGATATTGCTCCTGCTGTAAAAAGCGGAAAAAGTGTTATCATAGCTGCTCACGGAAATAGCCTTCGCTCTTTGGTTCAGTTTTTAGACAACCTTAGCGAGGCAGAAATCCTAAAACTAAACATTCCTACAGGAGTACCTTTGGTATATGAATTAGATGCCAATTTAAAACCTATTAAAAGCTACTATTTAGGCGACCAAGAAGCTATTGCAGCGGCTATCAACAATGTAGCTAATCAGGGAAAATCTAAATAA